A stretch of DNA from Ovis aries strain OAR_USU_Benz2616 breed Rambouillet chromosome 14, ARS-UI_Ramb_v3.0, whole genome shotgun sequence:
GGAGAGATGCACGGATGACTGGATGGAGAGGTGAATGGACaaatggagggatggatggatgtgcTGTAAGgcagagaattgcatggacaaaTGAAGGAGTGAAGAGGTGAATGTATGAATGAAATTTGGATGTAAGGATGGCTGAATGGATAGGCATATGGAGTAGTAAATGAGCAAATAGATGCTTGAATAGGTGGATGGGTGAAGGATTGGATGACGAGCGGATGAACAGAtagctgaatggataaatggaGAGGGAGATTGactgatgagtgaatgaatggttgGATATTTAGGTGGATGGATGAACATACGCTTGCATGACTGTTTTAGAAATATTGCTGGATGATGAGAGAGATAGGTGgagagatgaatggatgggtggatggatgaaggGTTGGATGAAAAGATGGCTGAACAGATGGATAAATGGATTAGCGAGTGGCTAGATAtttggacagagaaggcaatggcaccccactccagtactcttgcctggaaaatgctatggatggaggagcctggtagggtgcagtccatggggttgctaagagtcagacatgactgagcgacttcactttcacttttcactttcatgcattggaaaaggaaatggcaactcactccagtgttcttgcctggagaatctgcctggagaatccaagggacgggggagcccggtgggatgctgtctatggggtcgcacagagtcggacatgactgaagtgacttagcagcagcagcagatatttgGATGTTGAATAGATTTATGGACTTTTGGTTAGATGGATATAGTGGTGGATAGGACAACAGGTTATGTTGCCGTAGTGGTCCAGGAGCATGTGACGAGAATGAAGACAGAACATGAAATCTGGTGCAATGGGTCAGGGGAACTTCAGCCTCTATTGGACTGAGGGGCAGAGTCCACTCTGGGTCCAGCTTTTATTCCTAATTGCAGACTACAAGACTTTCTCAGATCTTATCTTTCTCAAGACACATGTTATGTTAATTACGTACTTCTAAACTTAATGAACTACACTGACTTAGTCCAGATTTCCTTGTGTTTATCCCAGGCTGTTCCCTTCTGGGCTAGTCTCGGGAACAATTAGCAAGTACATAGGCAGCGTTCATGCCTGGTGCCAACCCGGTGTTTCAAGGTCCATGCTTTCATGATCCCAGTCATATTCCCTTCTGGGTCTGGCCTTGGGGTTTGTAACAAGGTGATTATtcttaagaaaaacatgaaagataGTCATTAACATGATTTCTTAATATATACTGTTTTTTCAGGTGCTATTTCTGCGAAATTTCTCAAGGCTATAAAAGTACATTATTAGGAATTCCCACTACAGGACTACACAGTGGTTGAGCACGTAGCCTTGGGAGCCAGACCACCTtgatttgaatcctggttctgccGTTTATGGACTCTGTGACCTTAGGCAGtgaacttcatttttctttacctGTTTCTTCATCATTTACACATGGAAGATAGTAATAGTTCCTACCTACTGGCATTGTGAGGAGTGAATGGGTTGATACACTCAAAGGCCTAGATTTATTATGATGAGAAAATGGATGACCAAATGGCTGGATGGCTGAATGGACAGGCCATGACTGaatcaaaaagaaagagacaatgaGGGAAGTGAACGGAGTCACATACACTCATGAGACACCCTCAGACATTTTATTAGGGGCTTAGAAAGGGTCCTACAGGATCATCCTCTGTGTTCCCAAGGGTTATGGCCCCAGGGATAGATCAGATCTGGACGTAGGACAAGGTGACATCACCGTGGATCTCCACCAAGTCCACCCTCTGGAAGGCTGAGAGGCGATGGGAGAAGTCGAAGAGGTGCTGGCCGTTGGCATAGACCTTGAAGCGATCTGCGCCACAACGAACGGACAGCTGCAGGGAGAAGGGCAGGCATGAGGCCAGGGCCAGGACTGACGCTTCGGAGGGAAGCAAGGAAAGAGGCCCCAGACTCACATCAAAGAACTGTCCAGGACCAAACGGGTTGTAGGGGACCTTCCTCTCCTCAGATCCCCAGGAGCCATTCAGAAAGCTGTTCCGAACCACTGTGCCCTCGGTCATGCGGGGGTTAATGTGCAGAGCCACGTCCCCAGAGGATCCCACCTTGAAGTTGATGACAAAGCTAGGGGCAGAGAGGAAGGCAGGAATAAGATGAGGGTATGAGAGGGGGGCTGGGGGAGCACCTTGCTCCCCAAGGAAGGAGGGAGCTGGGGCCTGGACACCCGGGTCTCCAATGGAGGAGGGGGTTGAGGGCTCAGACTCCTAGGTTTGAGCGATGATGGTGAGAGATTCTGCACCTCAATCTGGATTCTGTACCTCTTGGCTGTGGGGGGTATGTAGCCCTTGATAATGATGGTTCTTCGAGCTATAAGCCCCCCTTGCAGTCTCCCATTAAATGGCACGGGCTgtagaaagaaaacacaatatCCCAACATCTCTCAGGTCCCCAGAAGCCAGAGGCAGGGATGAATTTTCAGAGAGGAGCATTCACTTATCTTGGGAAACGCTCCAAACCTCCAAGCCCCACCGACTCCAACCACCAATTctaccctctccccacccacctcccgtCCCAAATGTGCTCTGGCCGTTCTGTTTCCGAACTTCTCAGGGCTCCCAGTGGTTCAGGACCTCCCACTCCTGTTTTCCCACAATCTGCCCACCACAGCACCCTAAACTCCCGCCAGAGACCTTACCGGGTTGAAGGCTGGGGGTCCCTCCATGGTCTGTGAAGTGAGGAAGAAGAGATACTATTCTGTAATATTCTACAAAAATTAGGGCACATCTATGGCATACAGGGGctgtccctgatggctcagaggtaaagaatccacctgccaacgcaggagatgtgggttcagtccctgagttgggaagtttgcccggagaaggaaatggcaacccactccagtattcttgcctggagaatcccatggacagaggagcctggcgggctacagtctctggggtcacaaacattcagacacgactaagcgactaaacaacaactactacCACATGCAGGCATATCTCTAGGTGCTGGATTAATACAGTTGGGGATCCGATCTGACCACCCTCCAGCTCTTACCACCCAGTACCCGAATGGCCATACACCGTCCCACTTACAGGCAGTCTGCTTTGTTGCTGATAGTACTGTCCGGGATTCGACGTGGATAGAAGGAAGACATGAGTGGTGAGAGGCTGGGGGGCCCAGGGCCTCCTCAGCCCCTGAACCCCCACCTCGAGGGGAAGTCCATCACCCACCAGCAGGTACTTACTGGGTACGCCTGAGCAGGCATGGGCATCTGTGGGCacagaagagaaggaggcaatGAGGGGGGCCCCAATCTAGGGCCTGGAAGGTGTCAAGGATGCCTGCCCCAGGGcagcccaccaccaccatccatggCAACTCTGGGTATACCCAGGTGGCTCATTCATGGCGGAGAACTCATCAAGTTTAGGGATCATCAGtgcacctcaccccacccctttAGGACAAGGCTGATAAATTCTATTCTTATGCCTGCCCCATCCTGGCTTCCTGCTATCCCAGGAACCTCATccactcctctcctccctccgcAGTAAAGTGAGCACCCTCAGAACACCTCCCAAGTCCACACAATACTCTGCTCACCGCATCGCCAACCATGATTTGCCCCTCACTCTATGTGACCACCCTGAGGCCAGCAGGGTGCTTTTACCAGTCAAGTTCCTGCCTCCCCTGTCTGTCTCGGGCTGTTTCAGGCTGTGTGAGACTCTGTCTTTCGCGGTCTCTGGCTCTCCctgcctctgtttctctctcacttGCCCTCACCTTCTCAACTGTGGCTTCTTGTGCCCGCAAAACCTTTTCCCTCATCTAGACAATTTTTCTTCaccctttctctctgtttctaatGAACTCCTTTCTGCCTTGAACTTCCGTGTtaagccagtttttaaaaatagcttctttttttttctttctcctgcctgTATTGTGCAtttggtgggatcttagttccccgaccagggattgaacccaagtgctCAGGAGTGAAAGAACAGAGTCgtaatccctggaccaccagggaattcccttttttttttttttttaaagatacattgatgagggaattccctcatttttggcagtgaggccaaaaataaataaataaaaattcaaaaaaataataaaatacattgatGGAGCACAAGAGTAAAATGAGGTTACCATAGGCCCGAGGTTACCTTATGGATGAAGACATTCCTCactggggaggcagaggagcGAGTGGTTTGATCTGTGCCTCTGCCAATTACAAGGTCcaagaccttgggcaagttacttaagctcTCCGTGCCTCAGTTCccacatctgtagaatggggcTGACGATTGTCAGAGAGTCCTTTcccctgggagggactgggggacTCACAGGTTGGGAAGGGGAGAGCCCTCAGCTAAAGCTCATGCCAGGGGTATGGAGTTTGAGCTGCTCCAAGCTGTGCTGCTGGGGGGTTCTAGTGCCTGGGTTTTGGTGGCCAATCGTTCACTATGGACCTGGGAGTGGGTTTCTTGGTCACTGGGTCTGTGCTTTCTGACTCAGCTCACACAcctatttcttcttcagaaaGTACTTCCTTAAGACCCTGCAGGGAATTCCCGGATGGTCCAGAGgttgggactctgcactttcactaccaaggaccagggttcaatccgtCGTCAGGGAACAAGGATCTTGTAAGCcaagtggcacagccaaaaaataagtaaaaataaataaaaaaaatgatgGTGTATAAAATGGTTCAAATaccttagaaaaagaaacaaagactctCCAAATCCCCTGTatacctcccacccccacactgACTGCCTGTGGCCACCACCATCTGGGACAGAGCCACTAGACTGTCTTGGTTGCCACTGGGTCCATGGAATCGCCCAGCAGTGGGTCTGGCACAGAGAAAGTGCCCAGGAAATAAGTAAACATGAGCATTAAGGAAGGGGACAAGCAGACAGGAGAGAGAGACATCACACACCTGGTTTGAGGGAGGCTGGCCTCCGATGAAGTTAATTGATTGAAGCATCAGGTCACCATCCACATGCAGGTGGGTGACCATCTGCAGCGGGATCCGGTGCTTAAACTCATAGAAGGGAGTCCCATTCACCACCACCTGGAGGGCAGGGGTAAGGTCAGAGTCGGCACCCACGACCTTGGGAAGGTAGAAACAGGAAGCAGGCAATAGGGAGCTTTTTGACATGGGGTCAAAAGTCTTAAGGGTGAGCTGACACAGTTTCAGAGTCAGGAATCTTAAGTCCGCTGGTCAAAGGTCAAACTGAGGTCAAAAGTCAGCTCACAGACTGGTGGGTGGATAAGCATGGAGAACTCAGACTGAGGATGGAGACTGGGGGAAAATTGAATCAGAGTCCTAGTTTTGGCACCAAATGACTGGGTTTGAGGTCTAGCCCTAACGTGgtcttggctgtgtgacctcaggtaagtcactagcttctctgagcctttgttttccccatctgtaaaatgagatctCGCTCTGGGATTGTTGGGAAGGCATGTCAAAGGCACTGTGGAAAATCTTGTGCACAGACTTGCACGGTTAGCGCATCTCAGAATACTTTGAGCCATCAAGGTTCTATTTACAGAGCTAAGCTCCCCAGGACCGAGAGCTTCCTACATGCCAAACGCTTGACCCACTGACATCAATATGGTGACTGGAGGCAGGACCAGGCACTGTCTCTGTTGTTCAGGAAAGCAGAGGCTCCAGGTGGTAGGGAGACCAGTTCAAAGTCACATGCTGGGGAACGGCAAAGCTCAGACTTGAACCAGTGCTGGTGTCTGAACTCAAGCAGTGATGTTAACCTCTGGTGATGAGGTTGGAAATCTGGTGCCCATAAGAGGGCAGATAAGGTCCAGGTAGGAGGAGACTTCCCTCACAGGCCAGGCGGGGACGGATGGTCACCGGCTCCACCACATGTCATTTATGGGGAGCCAGAGGCAGGGGATGCAGAGAACTCCGAGGGTAGACACAGGGAGTACTAGACAGCCATCAAAAGGGCCAGACCAAGTGAGACAGAGCAACACGGGGAGGCTCTCTCTCActtacacgcacacacacacaaccagcgAGGGAAGTAGAGGGGATTACATAGCATGGGTGCATACACACTTAAAAAACCAAAGTCGAAGAAACAGATCAGATCACACAATCAGGATCAAGGCCGCCCCTGGGGCTGAGGGGACTAGGAGggctctgtttctccatctaggAGCTAGTTACACAGTGTGCTCTCTTTGTGAACAAGTCAGCTGTGTACGCAGTTTTCTGTACCTGGGTCACactttaataaatactttaaaaaatttcccataaTAGTAATCAATCACAATATGTGGGCCTTTTTGGGATGCTGATTCAAACAAAATGTAGACAACGTCAAACATTAAGGCATTCATGAGATGACGGGATCACTGGGTGTGTGATGACCCTAAGGAAGAACTGAACATTTTTTTAGGTCTGACAGTGGCAGCCTgcctgtgtttttaaaaacaaaaatatttatgaatgaaaatatatgaCATCTAGGATTTGCTGTTAAATAATAGGGGAAGGGAAGTGGCAGGCGGAGATGGGAGCAGACAGACTTGGAGTTGACAGCTATCAGCCCTGGCCCAGGAGGGGAGGGTTTCCCAGAATTCCGTGCGTCCTTTTGTGTGTTTGGgtttccctagcggctcagaagttagagtctgcctgcaatgtgggacacctggttTCGAcgcctgggtcaggacgatcccttgaggagaagggcaacccactccagtattcttgcctggagaatttcaggaacagaggagcctggcgggctgcagtccatgggggggcaaagagttggatacgactgaaccgACTAACACAAATCTGAATCTCGCAAGAACACAGAGGGGCAAGATGATAAACGCGAAACATGTCAGAAGGCTCTCCATGGTGGAGGAATGGGtataagaaaaagagaggagagaatttttatttaaaaaaatttttaatgagaaaaaaattaaaaaaaaacgaGAGAATTGTTTGATaggcaggaaagaaggaaaagaaaagataaaaaggaggagggaggggaaagggagagagggaaaaagaaagaaacggcGAGTGGGAGGGAGTAGGGGaagaaaggcaggcaggcaggcagacaagaaggaaggaagaaaaggagggagggaggagcggggcggggaggccccgcccccagggaggggaggggaggccccGCCCCCCACGGCTCTGACCTTGAAGTGCTCCGTCATGACCATGAACACGAGCTCGAAGGCCGCTCCCTTGCGGAAGGGCATGCTCATTTTCCTCTCCTCGTTGCCCCACGAGCCGTTCTGCTTCGAGTTCAAGACCACCTTATCCCAGCCATCAAAGCGGGGATTGAAGTGGAAGGCGACGTCTGCCCCTTGGCCCTGCCCCACCTCGAAGTTCACGAAGAACCTGGCGGGACACAGAGGGCTGTACCCCTGGCCTCACTCCAAGGGTCAGTTTCCCACCGCTACCCCTTCGCTCACTCCCTGTCCTTAAGAGAAACCCTTCCGCCACCCAGTTTCAAATAGGACCGCCCCTGGGACTCCTGCGTTTGCCCGGCAAACTTAGATCTATCAGTTCAAGTCTATTTATCCCCTTCCCCAGTTCCTGAAACCCATTCCCCACGTGCAGCCAGAgggactctcagttcagttcagttgctcagtcctctttgcaaccccatggactgctgcatgccaggtttccctgtccatcaccaactcctggagcttgctcaaactcatgtccatggagtcagtgatgccatccaaccatctcattctctgtcatccggAAAACCCAAATCCGAGCACCTTGCACAGCTCACTTTACATCAGCATCCCACAAATTACTGCAAGGGGGCAGGCACACACCTGTCCGAGGACTTTGCACTCAGATACACCTCAGATACACCCCAGactccctccctcacctccttcaggtctttgctGAAAAGTTCCCTTCCCTGGCCACCTTATTTAATGGGACAATGCCACATCCTCTCCCCGACATCTGCTCcccatctctcttctctccttgtcTCCATAGCATTTATCACCATTTGCCAAATTGTATATttgagttaaatttattttttatccatcTCCTCTACTAGGATGTCAGCTCCAGGGATCTTTGTCCTGTTGACTGCTCTGTTCCCAGCGTCTAGGCACAGAGTGGGTGCTCAGTGGATgtataaaaaatgaacaaagaaacaaCGATCCTATTTTAAAGCCATAAAAAAATCTAAGGAATTCTCTGATGGCCTAGTGGTTGGGAcactgcctgccagtgaaggggacatgggttcaatcccccgtctgggaagattccacatgtgccagggcaactaag
This window harbors:
- the LGALS4 gene encoding galectin-4 isoform X1 — protein: MAFVPAPGYQPTYNPTLPYHNPIPGGLRVGMSIYIQGVASEHMKRFFVNFEVGQGQGADVAFHFNPRFDGWDKVVLNSKQNGSWGNEERKMSMPFRKGAAFELVFMVMTEHFKVVVNGTPFYEFKHRIPLQMVTHLHVDGDLMLQSINFIGGQPPSNQMPMPAQAYPNPGQYYQQQSRLPTMEGPPAFNPPVPFNGRLQGGLIARRTIIIKGYIPPTAKSFVINFKVGSSGDVALHINPRMTEGTVVRNSFLNGSWGSEERKVPYNPFGPGQFFDLSVRCGADRFKVYANGQHLFDFSHRLSAFQRVDLVEIHGDVTLSYVQI
- the LGALS4 gene encoding galectin-4 isoform X2, coding for MAFVPAPGYQPTYNPTLPYHNPIPGGLRVGMSIYIQGVASEHMKRFFVNFEVGQGQGADVAFHFNPRFDGWDKVVLNSKQNGSWGNEERKMSMPFRKGAAFELVFMVMTEHFKVVVNGTPFYEFKHRIPLQMVTHLHVDGDLMLQSINFIGGQPPSNQMPMPAQAYPYYQQQSRLPTMEGPPAFNPPVPFNGRLQGGLIARRTIIIKGYIPPTAKSFVINFKVGSSGDVALHINPRMTEGTVVRNSFLNGSWGSEERKVPYNPFGPGQFFDLSVRCGADRFKVYANGQHLFDFSHRLSAFQRVDLVEIHGDVTLSYVQI